The Allorhodopirellula heiligendammensis genome includes a window with the following:
- a CDS encoding proline racemase family protein — MMQLFENVKVIDTHTGGEPTRVVVAGGPDLGNGPLIERVRRMQRDSDHFRRMMITEPRGNEAMVGALLCEPTDPDCVAAVIFFNNRDYLGMCGHGTIGVAAAMAYAGRIEPGVHRLETPVGVITFRLTGANQVSFDNVPSYRLHHDIAVDVDGLGTVRGDVAWGGNWFFLTASPLPLSLSHLRELNHAAQDIRDALRRDGVSGVAGAEIDHVEFFGAAQAEDADSRNFVYCPGGAYDRSPCGTGTSAKLACLAADGKLKPGEPWIQESIIGSRFVGSYEPSGPGAILPTITGTAYVYGECCFVAQVGDPFPHGIG, encoded by the coding sequence ATGATGCAGCTGTTTGAGAATGTGAAAGTAATCGACACGCACACCGGTGGAGAGCCGACGCGCGTCGTCGTCGCAGGCGGACCGGACTTAGGTAACGGGCCGCTCATTGAGCGGGTTCGACGAATGCAGCGGGATTCCGATCACTTTCGTCGCATGATGATTACCGAGCCACGTGGTAACGAAGCGATGGTCGGCGCGCTCCTCTGCGAACCGACGGACCCTGATTGTGTTGCGGCAGTCATTTTTTTTAATAACCGAGATTACCTCGGTATGTGTGGACACGGCACCATCGGAGTCGCTGCGGCGATGGCGTACGCTGGTCGCATCGAGCCCGGCGTCCATCGGCTGGAAACACCGGTGGGTGTGATCACGTTTCGCCTGACCGGTGCCAATCAAGTTTCTTTTGATAATGTGCCCAGCTATCGCTTGCATCACGACATCGCGGTGGATGTCGACGGTTTGGGCACCGTCCGTGGCGACGTCGCCTGGGGTGGCAACTGGTTCTTTCTGACTGCATCTCCGCTGCCGCTATCACTCTCGCATCTAAGGGAACTCAATCACGCGGCGCAGGACATTCGCGATGCGCTCCGGCGTGATGGCGTGAGCGGTGTCGCTGGCGCGGAGATTGATCATGTCGAGTTTTTTGGTGCAGCGCAAGCGGAGGACGCCGATAGCCGCAACTTTGTCTACTGCCCAGGCGGTGCCTACGACCGCTCGCCCTGCGGGACCGGCACCAGCGCCAAACTGGCATGCTTGGCAGCAGACGGCAAGCTGAAACCAGGCGAACCATGGATCCAGGAGAGCATCATCGGCAGCCGATTTGTCGGCAGTTACGAGCCGAGTGGTCCCGGAGCCATCCTCCCCACTATCACCGGGACCGCCTATGTGTACGGGGAATGCTGCTTCGTTGCACAGGTGGGGGACCCGTTCCCGCACGGTATCGGATAG
- a CDS encoding L-serine ammonia-lyase, with protein sequence MSSELPYYSVFDLFKIGIGPSSSHSVGPMRAAEMFLHELSERHLIASVQRVRVDLYGSLALTGLGHATDIAVLMGLQGEVPDQIDPELTAEKIQSIRQDKKLQLAGNQQIVFDENTDLVFNRRTTLDTHSNGMRFQAFETCDAVSPVYEATYFSIGGGFVIPAQITDDETTGIRSPASPEVPVPYPFSSARELLELTQQHGISISDLALANERALRSDEEIREGLDRIWKTMRDCVERGCRVEGILPGGLKIRRRAPGLFRKLSEQSDSEMRDPMTVLDWVDLYALAVNEENAAGGRVVTAPTNGAAGIVPALLHYLDRFCDSVTPDTIRRFLLTAAVIGSLYKRNASISGAEVGCQGEVGVACSMAAGALTEALGGTPRQVEQAAEIGMEHNLGLTCDPIKGLVQVPCIERNAMGAVKAINASRLALRGDGEHFVSLDRVIRVMKRTGADMSSRYKETSRGGLAVNISEC encoded by the coding sequence ATGAGCTCTGAACTGCCCTATTACAGCGTCTTTGATCTTTTCAAGATTGGCATTGGCCCATCGAGCTCGCATTCGGTCGGCCCTATGCGGGCTGCGGAGATGTTCCTGCATGAACTGTCCGAGCGTCATCTAATCGCGAGCGTCCAACGCGTACGTGTTGATCTCTATGGTTCTCTCGCTCTGACCGGTCTCGGCCACGCCACCGACATTGCCGTGCTGATGGGCTTGCAAGGCGAGGTTCCCGATCAGATCGATCCTGAATTAACCGCTGAAAAGATCCAGTCCATCCGCCAAGACAAAAAATTGCAACTGGCCGGGAACCAACAGATCGTCTTTGATGAAAATACCGATCTGGTGTTCAACCGCAGAACCACGCTGGACACCCATTCCAATGGCATGCGGTTTCAGGCATTCGAGACTTGCGACGCAGTAAGTCCAGTCTACGAAGCAACCTACTTCTCCATTGGTGGCGGGTTCGTCATTCCTGCGCAGATTACAGACGATGAAACGACGGGGATTCGCTCGCCAGCTTCGCCCGAGGTGCCCGTTCCTTATCCATTTTCGTCCGCGCGCGAGTTACTGGAATTGACTCAGCAGCATGGTATTTCCATCAGTGACCTAGCCCTCGCGAATGAACGAGCATTGCGGAGCGACGAGGAAATTCGCGAGGGTCTTGATCGGATTTGGAAAACGATGCGGGACTGTGTGGAGCGAGGTTGCCGGGTCGAGGGCATCCTGCCTGGTGGACTGAAGATCCGTCGCCGCGCCCCTGGTTTGTTTCGCAAATTGAGCGAACAGAGCGATTCCGAGATGCGCGACCCGATGACGGTTCTCGATTGGGTCGATCTGTACGCGTTGGCAGTCAATGAAGAGAATGCAGCGGGAGGGCGGGTCGTGACGGCACCGACCAATGGGGCGGCTGGCATCGTCCCGGCACTGCTGCACTATCTCGATCGATTTTGTGATTCGGTCACACCGGATACGATCCGACGATTCCTACTGACCGCTGCCGTGATCGGCTCGCTCTACAAACGCAATGCTTCCATCTCCGGTGCGGAGGTGGGTTGTCAAGGCGAGGTCGGCGTGGCCTGTTCGATGGCTGCAGGTGCATTGACCGAAGCGTTGGGAGGGACGCCCCGGCAAGTAGAACAAGCTGCCGAGATCGGCATGGAGCATAATCTTGGATTGACCTGCGATCCGATCAAAGGCCTCGTGCAAGTCCCCTGTATCGAGCGTAACGCCATGGGAGCGGTCAAAGCGATCAACGCGAGTCGCTTAGCGTTACGCGGAGACGGCGAGCATTTCGTCTCACTCGACCGCGTCATCCGCGTGATGAAACGCACCGGAGCGGACATGTCATCACGTTACAAAGAAACATCCCGAGGTGGGCTCGCCGTCAACATCAGTGAATGCTGA
- a CDS encoding catalase gives MTNNDRNPTTTDAGIGVASDEHSLSVGPDGPILLHDHYLIEQMANFNRERIPERQPHAKGSGAFGHFEVTHDVSAFTKAAVFQPGTKTDTLIRFSSVAGERGSPDTWRDPRGFALKFYTSEGNYDMVGNNTPVFFVRDPLKFQHFIRSQKRRADNGLRDHDMQWDFWTLSPESAHQVTWLMGDRGIPKTYRHMNGYSSHTYMWVNASGQRFWVKYHFKTHQGIEFLTQAEADQIAGSDSDYHRRDLFNSIKHGDYPRWTLHMQIMPFEEAATYRFNPFDLTKVWPHADYPLQEVGRLTLHRNPTDFHTEIEQAAFEPNNLVPGIGISPDKMLLGRMFAYADAHRHRIGVNYKQIPVNKPQCPVFSYSKDGPMRVENVSDPVYAPNSKGGPAADPERYPESATWAANGEFIRSAYTLRQDDDDFGQAGTLVRDVMDDAARDRLVSNVVGHLKADVTKPVLERAVEYWRNIDQATGDRIAKEF, from the coding sequence ATGACGAACAACGATCGCAATCCCACGACGACTGATGCGGGAATTGGCGTCGCTAGTGACGAGCACTCCCTGAGTGTCGGTCCCGATGGTCCCATCTTGCTCCATGATCATTACCTCATCGAGCAGATGGCCAATTTCAATCGCGAGCGCATCCCCGAGCGTCAGCCGCATGCGAAGGGCTCGGGCGCATTTGGTCATTTTGAAGTCACCCATGACGTGAGTGCCTTTACAAAAGCGGCAGTGTTCCAACCGGGCACGAAAACCGACACGCTGATCCGTTTCTCTTCGGTTGCCGGAGAGCGAGGCAGTCCCGACACATGGCGGGACCCGCGTGGGTTTGCACTGAAGTTCTATACGAGCGAGGGCAACTATGACATGGTCGGCAATAACACGCCCGTGTTCTTCGTGCGCGATCCCTTAAAGTTCCAGCACTTCATCCGCTCCCAGAAACGACGGGCTGACAACGGACTTCGAGACCACGATATGCAGTGGGACTTCTGGACGCTTTCGCCTGAGTCAGCCCACCAAGTCACATGGCTGATGGGCGACCGGGGGATCCCGAAGACCTACCGGCATATGAACGGATACTCCAGTCATACGTACATGTGGGTGAATGCAAGTGGTCAACGCTTCTGGGTGAAATACCATTTCAAGACTCATCAAGGAATTGAGTTTTTGACCCAAGCGGAGGCTGATCAGATCGCAGGCAGCGATAGCGACTACCACCGGCGTGATTTGTTCAACTCGATCAAGCACGGTGACTACCCCCGTTGGACTTTGCACATGCAGATCATGCCGTTCGAGGAGGCGGCGACCTATCGATTCAATCCATTCGATCTTACGAAGGTTTGGCCACATGCGGATTATCCACTGCAGGAGGTTGGTCGACTGACACTGCATCGCAACCCAACCGATTTCCATACCGAGATCGAGCAAGCTGCATTTGAACCCAATAATTTGGTGCCGGGCATCGGTATTAGCCCTGACAAGATGTTGCTCGGCCGCATGTTCGCCTACGCGGACGCCCACCGTCACCGGATCGGCGTCAACTACAAACAAATTCCGGTTAACAAACCTCAGTGTCCGGTCTTCAGCTATAGCAAAGACGGCCCGATGCGGGTGGAGAATGTAAGCGACCCGGTGTACGCACCCAATTCCAAGGGCGGTCCGGCGGCTGATCCGGAGCGTTATCCGGAATCAGCGACGTGGGCCGCCAATGGCGAGTTCATCCGCTCCGCCTACACGCTGCGTCAAGACGATGACGATTTTGGCCAAGCTGGAACGCTCGTCCGCGATGTCATGGACGACGCCGCCCGTGATCGCTTGGTTTCCAACGTAGTGGGGCACCTCAAGGCAGATGTCACGAAACCCGTGCTGGAGCGCGCAGTGGAGTACTGGCGGAACATTGACCAGGCCACCGGTGACCGCATCGCCAAGGAATTTTAA
- a CDS encoding GlsB/YeaQ/YmgE family stress response membrane protein: protein MVWLIGWVVFGLLIGLIARVLVPGEQQLGCLRTMLLGIAGSFVGGALGYLFQGGSLVQSSGWIGSLVGAVILLVICVRRGKFID from the coding sequence ATGGTTTGGTTGATTGGCTGGGTCGTCTTCGGACTGCTGATTGGACTCATCGCGCGAGTTTTAGTACCAGGAGAGCAGCAGTTGGGGTGCCTCCGCACCATGCTGTTAGGTATCGCGGGATCGTTCGTCGGTGGAGCCCTTGGATATCTGTTTCAAGGTGGTTCGTTGGTCCAATCGAGCGGTTGGATCGGGTCACTGGTGGGCGCTGTGATCTTGCTCGTTATCTGTGTTCGTCGAGGAAAGTTCATCGACTAA